In the genome of Litorilinea aerophila, one region contains:
- a CDS encoding PIN domain-containing protein, with the protein MSNITIFLDTPILREAFVKRTNGINWRQDYKLPSNAHFITAHKCVAEMYGILKTSILDTELASYGLVSLKHLRDIIFDGDDFLNIFWHRQVLESSPSVLAQSTSTDEYTRKLQMLAKWRTGYEQVRYDFDEFLKRESIEYIHYGVLFAQHEWQAKFDDLAIETLVPSEDLEIVLAAWFAKADIFLTRDNGLIRFSFSLPIEPGIPLFCRPEELEQKLTEMRQGVITSTGK; encoded by the coding sequence ATGTCAAACATTACAATTTTTTTGGACACACCTATACTCAGGGAAGCCTTTGTCAAGAGAACAAACGGCATAAATTGGCGTCAAGATTACAAGTTGCCATCCAATGCCCATTTCATTACAGCCCACAAATGCGTTGCGGAGATGTACGGAATACTCAAAACGAGCATTCTTGATACGGAGCTGGCTTCTTATGGCCTCGTATCTCTCAAGCATCTCCGCGATATAATTTTCGATGGAGATGACTTCCTCAACATTTTCTGGCATCGCCAGGTGCTTGAGTCCTCACCCTCGGTACTGGCTCAATCAACCAGCACGGATGAGTACACAAGGAAACTTCAGATGCTCGCCAAATGGCGTACTGGATATGAGCAGGTCCGCTACGACTTCGACGAGTTTTTGAAGCGGGAATCTATTGAATATATACACTACGGTGTCCTATTTGCTCAACATGAGTGGCAGGCGAAGTTTGATGATTTGGCAATCGAGACATTGGTACCGTCAGAGGATTTGGAAATCGTCCTCGCTGCTTGGTTTGCTAAAGCGGATATATTCTTGACCAGAGATAATGGGCTAATCCGTTTCTCGTTTTCGTTACCGATTGAACCCGGAATCCCCCTCTTTTGTAGGCCAGAAGAACTTGAGCAGAAACTAACTGAGATGCGGCAAGGAGTGATTACATCCACTGGAAAATAG
- a CDS encoding urease accessory protein UreF: MLHDALNAADGAIRLLQLLHLADSALPIGGQAHSFGLETLTATTLVTPLNLETALGDYLEEAGTVDAVFCRGGYRLAEGPPGATFADGWYRLNATRAALQPARESREASTALARRFLSLAQELTGHPLLAQALDVARQQAIPLQHAATVGLVGGALSLGEDATVLAYLQQSMAALASAAQRLLPVGQHQMAAILWRLKPRMAALAQASRTAHWQQGGFTSFAPLLEVAGMRHPRLPVRLFIS; encoded by the coding sequence ATGCTGCACGACGCCCTGAACGCCGCCGACGGAGCCATCCGGCTGCTGCAACTGCTGCACCTGGCCGACAGCGCCTTGCCCATCGGCGGGCAGGCCCACTCCTTCGGCCTGGAGACCCTCACCGCCACAACCCTGGTGACACCCCTGAACCTGGAGACGGCCCTGGGCGACTACCTGGAAGAGGCCGGCACCGTGGACGCCGTCTTCTGCCGGGGTGGCTACCGCCTGGCCGAAGGGCCGCCAGGGGCCACTTTCGCAGATGGCTGGTATCGGCTGAACGCCACCCGGGCCGCGTTGCAGCCCGCTCGGGAAAGCCGGGAGGCCAGCACAGCCCTGGCCAGGCGCTTCCTCTCCCTGGCCCAGGAACTCACCGGACACCCCCTCCTGGCCCAGGCCCTGGACGTGGCCCGACAGCAGGCGATCCCCCTGCAACATGCGGCCACGGTGGGCCTGGTGGGTGGGGCGTTGTCCCTGGGTGAGGATGCCACTGTCCTGGCCTACCTGCAGCAGAGCATGGCCGCCCTGGCCTCGGCAGCCCAGCGACTGCTGCCTGTGGGCCAACACCAGATGGCCGCCATCCTCTGGCGGCTCAAGCCGCGCATGGCCGCACTGGCCCAGGCCAGCCGCACGGCCCACTGGCAGCAGGGCGGATTCACCAGTTTCGCCCCCCTGCTGGAGGTGGCCGGCATGCGCCACCCCCGTCTGCCCGTGCGCCTGTTCATCAGCTGA
- a CDS encoding UPF0175 family protein, which translates to MLGRLSSGCAAELAGVPRVEFLLNLHRYRVFSLAAELEELEAARGYRVDIAISNTSPLCFICAGSADWRG; encoded by the coding sequence GTGCTGGGACGCCTCTCCTCAGGCTGCGCGGCTGAACTGGCGGGCGTGCCACGGGTAGAGTTTCTCTTAAACTTGCATCGCTATCGGGTGTTTTCCCTTGCGGCCGAGTTAGAGGAGCTGGAAGCAGCCCGTGGATATCGCGTGGACATCGCAATTAGCAATACCTCGCCGTTGTGCTTTATTTGTGCCGGGTCGGCTGATTGGCGTGGTTAG
- a CDS encoding DUF2442 domain-containing protein — MNSSVVEIQEARARHVEIDEEMLTVELVDGRVISVPLAWYPRLWYGTPEERAHFEIIGDGAIIHWPDLDEDLSVSGILAGRRSGETPESLKKWLEARGKQRSTSE, encoded by the coding sequence ATGAATTCTTCGGTCGTTGAAATCCAGGAAGCCCGAGCGCGGCATGTTGAGATCGATGAGGAGATGCTCACCGTTGAATTGGTGGATGGGCGAGTGATCAGTGTGCCGCTGGCCTGGTATCCCCGTCTGTGGTACGGCACACCGGAGGAGCGAGCACATTTTGAGATCATTGGGGATGGGGCGATCATCCATTGGCCGGACCTGGATGAAGATTTGAGCGTGAGCGGCATTCTGGCCGGCAGGCGGTCTGGGGAAACGCCTGAGTCTCTGAAGAAGTGGCTAGAGGCTCGCGGCAAGCAGAGGAGCACAAGCGAGTAG
- a CDS encoding DUF4160 domain-containing protein — protein MPTIKHIGPYRFFFVSLDYGEPPHIHVQREKMVAKFWLDPVALQKAGGFKAKELNQIAKLVQEHQDEFLERWYEFFGR, from the coding sequence ATGCCCACCATCAAACATATAGGGCCGTACCGGTTCTTCTTCGTATCTCTAGACTATGGTGAGCCGCCACATATCCATGTTCAACGTGAGAAAATGGTGGCGAAATTCTGGTTGGATCCGGTTGCTCTGCAGAAAGCCGGTGGGTTCAAGGCAAAGGAGTTGAACCAGATTGCCAAACTGGTGCAGGAGCATCAAGATGAGTTCTTGGAGCGATGGTATGAATTCTTCGGTCGTTGA
- a CDS encoding DUF4926 domain-containing protein, with protein sequence MLMRLPNSAKAYIPRTKLTDYLLSETYAVGKAKEQQKMFRELDTVVLARDLEKYSLRKGDVGTIVYSYAEGEAFEVEFVTGEGKTVAVVTLSATDIRPIGDEEILHVRTLMPTADLPA encoded by the coding sequence ATGCTGATGCGACTTCCAAATAGCGCGAAGGCTTACATCCCAAGAACGAAGCTCACAGATTATCTTCTTTCAGAAACATACGCTGTCGGAAAAGCCAAGGAGCAGCAGAAAATGTTTCGAGAACTAGATACGGTCGTGTTGGCTCGGGATTTAGAAAAATATTCACTTCGCAAAGGCGATGTGGGAACGATAGTATATAGCTATGCTGAAGGAGAGGCTTTTGAAGTAGAGTTTGTTACGGGTGAAGGGAAAACCGTTGCTGTTGTCACTTTGAGTGCAACGGATATACGCCCCATAGGGGACGAAGAGATTCTGCACGTTCGGACGCTTATGCCTACAGCAGATTTGCCTGCCTGA